From Hymenobacter sedentarius, a single genomic window includes:
- a CDS encoding NAD(P)/FAD-dependent oxidoreductase, with protein MQFQYDVLIIGAGSAGLSAALTLGRCLRRVLLADGGPPRNEASPGVHGFLTRDGIPPAELLRLGQEQLQQYTTVEMQCLEINEVIPLEKGFRASGCLTTDDTPVSITARRVLLATGVLDVLPPLPGFRELWGRGVLHCPYCHGWEVRNQPLAVYGQGRIVTGLALLVSRWSHDVVVVTNGPGHLTQNARRRLRRQHIKIREEHITRLIGSATDDLECIEFADGSQLERKALFLHASQYQRSSLAEKLGARHTSKGAVWVNSGMQTSVPGLYAAGDTTPGAQQALLAAAAGSRAAIVINEALTREECPR; from the coding sequence ATGCAATTTCAATACGACGTTCTGATTATTGGGGCGGGCAGCGCTGGCTTGTCGGCGGCCCTTACGCTGGGGCGTTGCCTGCGCCGGGTGCTGCTGGCCGACGGCGGCCCCCCGCGCAACGAGGCCTCGCCCGGTGTGCACGGCTTTCTCACGCGCGACGGCATTCCTCCCGCCGAGCTGCTGCGGCTTGGCCAGGAGCAGCTGCAGCAGTACACCACGGTGGAAATGCAGTGCTTGGAAATTAACGAGGTAATCCCGCTGGAAAAAGGCTTTCGGGCCTCCGGCTGTCTAACCACCGACGATACGCCCGTGAGCATCACGGCCCGGCGGGTGCTGCTGGCCACGGGTGTCTTGGACGTACTGCCGCCGTTGCCGGGGTTCCGGGAGCTGTGGGGGCGGGGGGTGCTGCACTGCCCGTACTGCCACGGGTGGGAGGTGCGCAACCAGCCCCTGGCCGTGTACGGGCAGGGCCGCATCGTAACGGGCCTGGCGCTGCTGGTGAGCCGCTGGAGCCACGACGTGGTGGTGGTGACCAACGGGCCGGGGCACCTGACGCAGAATGCCCGGCGCCGGCTGCGGCGGCAGCACATCAAAATCCGCGAAGAACACATCACGCGCCTCATCGGCTCGGCCACCGATGACCTGGAGTGCATCGAGTTTGCCGATGGCAGCCAGCTCGAGCGGAAGGCCCTGTTTCTGCACGCTTCCCAGTACCAGCGCAGCTCCCTGGCCGAAAAGCTTGGGGCGCGGCACACCAGCAAAGGCGCCGTGTGGGTCAATTCGGGCATGCAAACCTCGGTGCCGGGCCTGTACGCGGCCGGCGACACCACCCCCGGCGCCCAGCAGGCCCTGCTGGCCGCGGCGGCCGGCAGCCGGGCTGCCATCGTCATCAACGAAGCCCTTACCCGCGAGGAATGCCCGCGTTGA
- a CDS encoding patatin-like phospholipase family protein, with product MQKMIPRIVALLGLACLLPFGASAQRVGVVLSGGGAKGLAHVGVLKVLEENGIPIDYIIGTSMGSIVGALYAAGYSPREMEQLMLTPEFQNWVSGKPTEDKTFNYLTAEPSPSALRVGVALDSTFKARISTNLVNDLNLNFALARTLAPAAAQANYDFDKLFVPFRCLAAEVFTRKQVIQKSGSLADAVRNSMTVPLAFRPIRNPDGRYLFDGGIYNNFPTDVMRKEFAPDVIIGVNVGDVAYKKYPFKNDDALLTGTLLFLGANVADTLSVGKNGVFIQPDLEGFGGTDFDRVHDLIAKGDTSAQRQLEQLKKRITRRVDTLELQKRRQAFQAGAPEPNFVQVRVQGLRPDQNTYAQQFFRRSGRNYTIDDLEEGYFRLASDDFFRNIYPRIKYDPAQKGYVMSVDARQNNNVTAEAGFVLSNRPLDNLYVGVEYRYLRRLLYSATANVSLGRFYNGAQGSFRINVPGRLPFYVEPTATYNRWDYQNTSGLLGRDVLSTQVRQQDTKVGAQVGISPNYRSRVLLDVGAFYLSDDYANVSEISSTTKLDKTNFRGGTVAIQFARNSLNRKQYATSGKRAVFTVRGVSGSEDYKQGDTSILPGFSQNHQWVQLRGTLEKYFPLKGDKHAWGYYAEVVVSGQGTFANYRSSITTAPVFAPLPDSRTSFMDNYRSPRYAAVGLRYTMPFLGKLEWRNEVFTHVNYQPLRQGDDQRAVRLNSFERPRLTASTGLVFQTPVGPLALHALFYDDPARRFSVYGHLGYLLFRSRALE from the coding sequence ATGCAAAAAATGATACCGCGCATTGTGGCGCTTTTGGGGTTGGCCTGCTTGCTGCCTTTTGGGGCCTCGGCCCAGCGGGTGGGCGTGGTGCTGAGCGGCGGCGGCGCTAAGGGACTGGCCCACGTAGGCGTGCTTAAAGTATTGGAGGAGAACGGAATCCCCATCGATTACATCATTGGCACCAGCATGGGCTCCATTGTGGGGGCGCTATATGCGGCGGGCTACTCCCCGCGCGAGATGGAGCAGCTAATGCTCACGCCGGAATTTCAGAACTGGGTGAGCGGCAAGCCCACCGAGGACAAGACCTTCAACTACCTCACGGCTGAGCCTTCGCCCTCGGCCCTACGGGTGGGCGTTGCGCTGGACTCCACGTTCAAGGCCCGCATCAGCACCAACCTGGTGAACGACCTCAACCTCAACTTTGCCCTGGCCCGCACGCTGGCCCCGGCCGCCGCGCAGGCCAACTACGATTTCGACAAGTTGTTTGTGCCCTTCCGCTGCCTGGCGGCGGAGGTGTTCACCCGCAAGCAGGTCATCCAGAAAAGTGGCTCGCTGGCCGATGCCGTGCGCAACTCCATGACCGTGCCGCTGGCCTTCCGCCCCATCCGCAACCCCGACGGGCGCTACCTCTTCGACGGCGGCATCTACAACAACTTCCCCACCGATGTGATGCGCAAAGAATTCGCGCCGGACGTCATCATCGGCGTGAACGTGGGCGACGTGGCGTACAAGAAGTACCCCTTCAAGAACGACGACGCGCTGCTCACCGGCACGCTGCTTTTCCTGGGCGCCAACGTGGCCGACACCCTGAGCGTGGGCAAAAACGGCGTATTCATCCAGCCCGACCTGGAAGGGTTCGGCGGCACCGATTTTGACCGGGTGCACGACCTGATTGCCAAAGGCGACACGTCCGCCCAGCGCCAGCTGGAGCAGCTCAAGAAGCGCATCACGCGGCGTGTGGACACGCTGGAGCTCCAGAAGCGCCGGCAGGCCTTCCAGGCCGGCGCGCCCGAGCCCAACTTTGTGCAGGTGCGGGTGCAGGGGCTAAGGCCCGACCAGAACACCTACGCGCAGCAGTTCTTCCGGCGCTCGGGCCGGAACTATACCATCGACGACCTGGAAGAAGGCTATTTCCGGCTGGCGTCGGATGACTTTTTCCGCAACATCTACCCGCGCATCAAGTACGACCCCGCCCAGAAGGGCTACGTGATGAGCGTGGACGCCCGCCAAAACAACAACGTGACCGCTGAAGCGGGCTTTGTGCTGAGCAACCGGCCCCTCGACAACCTGTACGTGGGCGTAGAGTACCGCTACCTGCGCCGCCTGCTGTACTCGGCCACGGCCAACGTGAGCCTGGGCCGCTTCTACAACGGCGCACAGGGCAGCTTCCGCATCAACGTGCCCGGCCGGCTGCCGTTCTACGTGGAGCCCACCGCCACCTACAACCGCTGGGATTACCAGAACACCAGCGGCTTGCTGGGCCGTGACGTGCTAAGCACCCAGGTGCGCCAGCAGGATACCAAAGTGGGCGCGCAAGTAGGCATCAGCCCCAACTACCGTAGCCGGGTTTTGCTCGATGTGGGCGCATTTTACCTGAGCGACGACTACGCCAACGTGTCTGAGATATCCAGCACGACCAAGCTCGACAAAACCAACTTTCGGGGCGGTACCGTGGCCATACAGTTTGCCCGCAACTCCCTCAACCGCAAGCAATACGCTACCAGCGGCAAGCGCGCCGTGTTCACGGTGCGTGGTGTGAGCGGCTCGGAGGACTACAAGCAGGGCGACACTTCCATCTTGCCCGGCTTCTCACAAAACCACCAGTGGGTGCAACTCCGCGGTACACTCGAGAAATACTTCCCTTTGAAGGGCGACAAGCACGCCTGGGGCTACTACGCCGAAGTGGTGGTGAGCGGCCAGGGCACCTTTGCCAATTACCGCTCCAGCATCACCACGGCGCCGGTATTTGCGCCCCTGCCCGACTCGCGCACCTCGTTTATGGACAACTACCGCTCACCGCGCTACGCGGCCGTGGGCTTGCGCTACACCATGCCCTTCCTAGGCAAGCTCGAGTGGCGCAACGAAGTGTTTACCCACGTAAACTACCAGCCGCTGCGGCAGGGCGATGACCAGCGCGCCGTGCGGCTCAACAGCTTTGAGCGCCCCCGCCTCACGGCCAGCACGGGCCTCGTCTTCCAAACGCCGGTGGGGCCGCTGGCCCTGCACGCGCTGTTTTACGACGACCCCGCCCGCCGCTTCAGCGTGTACGGGCACCTGGGCTACCTGCTCTTTCGCAGCCGCGCCCTGGAATAA
- a CDS encoding DMT family protein, with product MKGLYSILLLSLSNLFMTFAWYGHLHLFKKMAWFAKLGLFGVIMISWGLALFEYIFQVPANRLGFVENGGPFSLFQLKVIQEVVTLTVFTLCAVFIFKTDKLGWNHVVGFALLVAAVYVIFKKW from the coding sequence ATGAAAGGTCTTTACTCCATCTTGCTCCTCAGCCTTTCCAACCTGTTCATGACATTTGCCTGGTACGGGCACTTGCACTTGTTCAAGAAAATGGCCTGGTTTGCCAAACTGGGACTGTTTGGCGTCATCATGATAAGCTGGGGCCTGGCGCTGTTCGAGTACATCTTTCAGGTGCCGGCTAACCGGCTGGGGTTTGTAGAAAATGGCGGACCGTTCAGCTTATTTCAGCTCAAGGTGATTCAGGAAGTTGTCACCCTCACGGTGTTTACGCTGTGCGCCGTGTTCATCTTCAAAACCGATAAATTGGGCTGGAACCACGTGGTGGGCTTTGCGCTGCTGGTGGCCGCTGTGTACGTCATCTTTAAGAAGTGGTAA
- a CDS encoding ion channel, with protein sequence MATLDPGIGEKFSRRTKRAINHDGSFNVRRRGGPHRFDAYQWLVQMDWGPFIGVVVLFFGVLNAVFAAIYLLLGLENLPGVTTPRGAWQDFLSALFFSIQTFTSVGYGHVYPGSNGAGLVSSLEALVGVLTFALATGLLYGRFSRPTARIHFSNTAIISRRPDGTPSLQFRIANQRSNILIDLQARVLVKTIEPGTSNQKYAFLPLERDAVSFFPLSWTIVHDITPESPLYGYGPEDYQAQDVEIIIQLKGYDDTFAQDVHARNSYTHEEIEWHRRFIRAYEVDDDGIAVIDLDQLHRTEPLED encoded by the coding sequence ATGGCAACCCTCGACCCCGGCATTGGCGAAAAATTCTCGCGCCGCACCAAGCGGGCCATCAACCACGACGGTTCGTTTAACGTGCGGCGGCGTGGCGGCCCCCACCGCTTCGACGCCTACCAGTGGCTCGTGCAGATGGACTGGGGGCCGTTTATCGGCGTGGTGGTGCTGTTTTTTGGCGTGCTCAACGCCGTTTTTGCCGCCATCTACCTGCTGCTGGGGCTGGAAAACCTGCCCGGGGTGACGACGCCCCGCGGCGCGTGGCAGGATTTTCTCAGCGCCTTGTTTTTCTCTATCCAAACCTTCACATCGGTGGGCTACGGCCACGTGTACCCGGGCAGCAACGGCGCCGGGCTGGTGTCCAGCCTGGAGGCGCTGGTGGGCGTGCTCACCTTTGCCCTGGCCACGGGCCTGCTGTACGGGCGGTTTTCGCGGCCCACAGCGCGCATTCATTTTAGCAACACCGCCATCATCAGCCGCCGCCCCGACGGCACGCCCAGCCTGCAGTTCCGCATCGCCAACCAGCGCTCCAACATCCTGATTGACTTGCAGGCCCGCGTGCTGGTCAAAACCATTGAGCCGGGCACTAGCAACCAGAAGTACGCGTTTCTGCCGCTAGAGCGCGACGCCGTGAGTTTCTTCCCGCTCAGCTGGACCATCGTGCACGACATCACGCCGGAAAGCCCGCTTTACGGCTATGGGCCGGAAGATTATCAAGCCCAGGACGTGGAGATTATCATCCAGCTGAAGGGCTACGACGACACTTTCGCCCAGGACGTGCACGCCCGCAACTCCTACACCCACGAGGAAATCGAGTGGCACCGCCGCTTCATCCGTGCCTACGAAGTGGACGATGACGGCATCGCCGTTATCGACCTGGACCAGCTGCACCGCACCGAGCCGCTGGAGGATTAA
- a CDS encoding zinc dependent phospholipase C family protein has protein sequence MKKPVLLLLLCLPLLFCYHRAQAWGFFGHRLLNRLAVYTLPPAMVGFYKANIDYLTTNATRPDSRRMVVPTEAPKHFLDVDRYGDSAAYKMPRRYADAVARYGEDSLLRHGIVPWNVVTMKNQLTAAFQARDTDRILHLSADLGHYIADACVPLHTTKNYNGQLTNQRGIHGLWESRLPELLSPDYDLFSGKAQYLEKPTDAIWAAIIRSHAAVDSVFRFEKELTAQFPEDRKYGYEQRGTQTVRTYSREFSKAYHTRLNGQVERQMRYAAALIGNFWYTCWVNAGSPDLGKLPRTPSENEKLRLEREAKAAAAAPVVSVPGHDE, from the coding sequence GTGAAAAAACCTGTTCTACTCCTCCTGCTTTGTCTGCCGCTGCTGTTCTGCTACCACCGGGCGCAGGCCTGGGGATTTTTCGGCCACCGGCTGCTCAACCGCCTGGCCGTGTACACGCTGCCGCCGGCCATGGTGGGCTTCTACAAAGCCAACATTGACTACCTGACCACCAACGCCACCCGGCCCGACTCGCGCCGCATGGTGGTGCCGACCGAAGCGCCCAAGCATTTCCTCGACGTGGACCGCTACGGGGATAGCGCTGCCTACAAAATGCCCCGCCGCTACGCCGATGCCGTAGCCCGCTACGGCGAAGACTCGCTGCTGCGCCACGGCATTGTGCCGTGGAACGTGGTGACGATGAAAAACCAGCTCACCGCCGCCTTTCAGGCCCGCGACACCGACCGCATCCTGCACCTCTCCGCCGACCTGGGCCACTACATTGCCGATGCCTGCGTGCCGCTGCACACCACCAAAAACTACAACGGCCAGCTCACCAACCAGCGCGGCATCCACGGCCTGTGGGAGTCGCGCCTGCCCGAACTGCTGAGCCCCGACTACGACCTGTTCAGCGGCAAAGCGCAGTACCTGGAAAAGCCCACCGACGCAATCTGGGCCGCCATCATCCGCTCGCACGCCGCCGTGGATTCGGTCTTTCGCTTTGAAAAAGAATTGACCGCTCAATTTCCCGAAGACCGCAAATACGGCTACGAGCAGCGCGGTACCCAAACCGTGCGCACGTATTCGCGTGAGTTCAGCAAAGCTTACCACACCCGGCTCAACGGCCAGGTAGAGCGCCAGATGCGCTACGCCGCGGCCCTCATCGGCAACTTCTGGTACACCTGCTGGGTCAATGCCGGCTCGCCGGATTTGGGCAAGCTGCCGCGCACCCCTTCCGAAAATGAGAAGCTACGCCTCGAGCGCGAGGCCAAGGCAGCGGCCGCCGCGCCGGTGGTGAGCGTGCCGGGGCACGACGAATAG
- a CDS encoding SusD/RagB family nutrient-binding outer membrane lipoprotein codes for MKNQKIVGITLAAAVALSTFSCNRDKFLDVNTSPNSPAVVTMPLLFTSTVVYSGFVATNDLGRAAALFVQHKAGTGNQMADYDRYNIRGSFDNQWNLELYGGTLINSQTLIDLAATKSSPAYGGIAKLLKAYNFSIATDLYGDVPYSQALKGRENQHPRYDKQEDIYKGNSALGIQSLIDLVKEGLADLDKPSTLKPGTTDDPVYGKTANNIAQWKKMGNMLLLKFANTISKKEPALATSLINQAAAGAFTSNADDFEVPFGSASGNQNPLYSFNYVNRPLDQMLSQRLLDSMRVVNDPRLPIYFTPTPTPTATVNPTGTVTTLPGPLVNGVPTPTFLTFTGYQNGGTASGLTIPAIGNRSRYNIYIRGNSGEAPARLLTNFQRLFILAESALTLPGVTVAGTAQSLYQDAIRASMTKTGITDAAVTAYFAANPNVATLRGTTEQKRNQIITQKWIAWVGNGIEAYNDYRRTGYPKLAPVLNPAGDDGILPQRFALPLSELTANAGAEGQDVNIRTSVPVWWATK; via the coding sequence ATGAAAAATCAGAAAATAGTAGGTATCACGCTGGCAGCGGCGGTGGCCTTGTCCACCTTCAGCTGCAACCGGGACAAGTTCTTGGACGTGAACACCTCTCCTAACAGTCCGGCAGTAGTAACCATGCCGCTGCTGTTCACCAGCACAGTCGTTTACTCGGGCTTTGTGGCCACCAACGACCTGGGCCGGGCGGCGGCACTCTTCGTTCAGCATAAAGCCGGCACTGGCAACCAGATGGCAGACTACGACCGCTACAACATCCGCGGCTCGTTCGATAACCAATGGAACTTGGAGCTCTACGGCGGCACCCTGATTAATTCGCAAACGCTGATTGACCTGGCCGCTACCAAAAGCAGCCCGGCCTACGGTGGCATTGCTAAACTGCTGAAAGCGTATAATTTCTCCATCGCCACGGACCTGTATGGCGACGTGCCGTATTCACAGGCCCTAAAAGGCAGGGAGAATCAGCACCCGCGCTACGACAAGCAGGAAGACATTTACAAGGGCAACTCTGCGCTAGGCATTCAGAGCCTGATTGACCTGGTGAAGGAGGGGCTGGCGGATTTGGATAAGCCCAGCACCCTGAAGCCCGGTACCACCGACGACCCGGTGTACGGCAAAACGGCCAACAACATTGCGCAGTGGAAGAAAATGGGCAATATGCTGTTGCTAAAATTTGCCAACACCATCAGCAAGAAGGAGCCGGCCCTGGCCACTTCGCTGATCAATCAGGCTGCTGCGGGCGCCTTCACTTCGAACGCTGACGACTTCGAAGTGCCGTTTGGCTCGGCCAGCGGCAACCAGAATCCGCTGTATTCCTTTAACTACGTTAACCGCCCGCTCGACCAAATGCTCAGCCAGCGCCTGCTCGACAGCATGAGGGTGGTGAATGACCCACGCCTGCCAATTTATTTCACGCCGACGCCCACGCCGACCGCGACGGTGAACCCCACCGGCACCGTGACAACGTTGCCCGGACCTTTGGTAAACGGGGTGCCAACACCGACCTTTCTGACGTTCACCGGCTACCAGAACGGTGGTACGGCGAGCGGCCTGACCATTCCCGCAATAGGTAACCGGTCGCGCTACAACATTTACATCCGGGGCAACTCGGGGGAAGCCCCGGCCCGGTTGCTGACCAACTTTCAGCGACTTTTCATCCTGGCCGAATCGGCCTTGACGCTGCCTGGCGTTACCGTGGCGGGCACGGCCCAATCGCTATATCAGGACGCCATCCGGGCATCCATGACTAAAACAGGCATTACCGACGCGGCCGTTACGGCTTATTTCGCCGCCAATCCCAACGTGGCTACCTTACGGGGTACCACCGAACAGAAGCGCAATCAGATTATCACCCAAAAGTGGATTGCCTGGGTTGGCAACGGCATCGAAGCCTACAACGACTATCGCCGGACGGGCTATCCTAAACTGGCTCCCGTGCTAAACCCAGCAGGCGACGACGGCATCCTGCCCCAGCGCTTCGCGCTTCCGCTTTCGGAGCTTACCGCCAACGCCGGAGCCGAAGGCCAGGACGTCAACATTCGCACGAGCGTGCCGGTGTGGTGGGCCACCAAATAG
- a CDS encoding SusC/RagA family TonB-linked outer membrane protein has product MKNLLLLSLFILLNALQVAWAQNRQITGRVTDRQSGEGLPGVTVLVKGTTVGTSTGADGNFTLSAPPTAATLTFSSIGYATIEQPIGAGNTYNVTLATDTKQLNEVVVTALGIEKDTRSLGYSTQQIKAEQISQKSEPNVLNSLQGKVSGVNISSASGLPGSSTNINIRGITSLQGSNQPLFVVDGIPISNDLERGFGGGGQGSLGAAQVSNRALDIDPESIASINILKGPAAAALYGSRASSGAIIITTKNGGSANKKLEVTATSSFNVQNVYGTARLQNEYGQGNNGVVTTTGGLGDIYTANSNSFGPRFGTAPTLANGLLLTNGSLLPYQNYPNNIRDFYRQGTILTNGANIAGGNADQNVSLNVSNTTQKGIVQNSELNRTNVLLGGNVKLVNKLKAGGSVSFIQTNQSGVGQGNFNSPFSALSFAVPRSLNLQGNPYVDPLTGANVFFPGVESPYFGVNQNTTKSAVTRFINVANLSYDVTPWLNVLYRAGLDTYTDRRKTVYVAGSGRNPLGLIQDQALYRSEFNSDIIVTAKKDNLFSEGLNASLLVGQNVNQRRTQSITSQSENLAVPGFFNSQVGSVFQNGTGENTSLRRILGVYSQLTLGYNNYLFLELTGRVDQSSTLPKANNTFFYPSATASFVFTDALKISNNIFSYGKLRANISKVGKDADPYSLATVYRSGSVGNNVSSINFPFSNANGNFPGFVINNTIGGGDILKPESTKSYEVGTNLGFFNNRLSFELTGFYTRSVDQIIPVSIASSSGFGTLFANVGRVDNTGFEGIMLVNPVKTSAFRWDISANFTRIKNEVISIAPGITTSTIAGGGFIGSQPSFREHQPYGVIIGNALPRVPAKDPVTGKDNDPSIVGKYIINPTSGTFAPGVANSIIANPNPLWQGGITNTFNYRGVEFSFLVDAKYGGEVLSFTNASLKASGNLYETGINRDAPRIIPGVIRNADGTYRPNNIEIDAQAYWGASGGLQSQLNVYDASIYRLREVSLGYSLPKDLLERTPFGQVRFSVSGRNLLYYAPNANFDPELNTQGAGNIRGLDLQGSPNTRNYGVNLRFTL; this is encoded by the coding sequence ATGAAGAATTTACTACTATTGAGCTTATTCATTTTGCTCAATGCGCTCCAGGTTGCCTGGGCGCAGAATCGACAGATTACCGGGCGGGTCACGGACAGGCAATCGGGCGAAGGGCTGCCCGGCGTGACGGTGCTGGTGAAGGGCACCACCGTGGGCACTTCCACTGGGGCCGATGGCAACTTTACCCTAAGCGCACCGCCAACCGCCGCCACCCTGACGTTCAGCTCCATTGGGTATGCCACCATCGAGCAGCCCATTGGAGCCGGCAACACTTACAACGTTACGCTGGCCACCGACACCAAGCAGCTGAACGAGGTGGTGGTGACGGCCCTGGGCATTGAGAAGGACACGCGCTCGCTGGGCTATTCCACGCAGCAAATCAAAGCGGAGCAGATTTCGCAGAAATCGGAGCCCAACGTGCTGAACTCGCTGCAGGGCAAAGTGTCCGGCGTTAACATCAGCTCAGCCAGCGGCCTGCCAGGCTCGTCGACCAACATCAACATCCGGGGCATTACTTCGTTGCAGGGCAGCAACCAGCCCCTGTTTGTGGTCGACGGTATTCCGATCAGCAACGACCTGGAGCGCGGCTTCGGTGGCGGTGGCCAGGGCAGCCTGGGCGCTGCGCAGGTTTCAAACCGCGCGTTGGACATCGACCCCGAGTCGATTGCCAGCATCAACATCCTGAAAGGGCCAGCCGCGGCGGCTCTCTACGGTTCGCGGGCTTCTTCGGGCGCCATCATCATCACCACCAAAAATGGCGGAAGCGCCAACAAAAAGCTGGAAGTAACCGCTACCTCGAGTTTCAACGTGCAAAACGTGTACGGCACCGCCCGTTTACAAAACGAATACGGACAGGGCAACAACGGTGTGGTGACGACGACCGGCGGCCTAGGCGACATTTACACGGCCAACTCCAACTCGTTTGGGCCGCGCTTCGGCACCGCGCCTACGCTCGCCAACGGCCTGCTGCTGACCAACGGCAGCCTGCTCCCCTACCAGAACTACCCGAACAACATCCGGGACTTCTACCGCCAAGGCACCATCCTGACCAATGGAGCGAACATCGCGGGCGGCAACGCCGATCAGAACGTGTCGCTGAACGTGAGCAACACCACCCAGAAGGGCATTGTGCAGAATTCGGAGCTTAACCGCACCAACGTGCTGCTGGGGGGCAACGTCAAATTGGTGAACAAGCTGAAAGCCGGTGGTTCGGTGAGCTTCATCCAGACCAATCAAAGCGGGGTAGGCCAAGGCAACTTCAACTCGCCCTTCTCGGCCCTCTCCTTTGCGGTGCCCCGCAGCCTCAACCTACAGGGCAACCCGTATGTGGACCCGTTGACGGGAGCCAATGTGTTCTTCCCCGGTGTTGAAAGCCCTTATTTTGGCGTTAACCAAAACACCACCAAGTCGGCGGTAACCCGTTTCATTAACGTGGCCAACCTGAGCTACGACGTGACTCCCTGGCTAAACGTGCTGTACCGGGCGGGCCTAGACACCTATACCGACCGCCGCAAGACGGTATACGTTGCCGGTTCGGGCCGCAACCCATTGGGCTTGATTCAGGACCAGGCGTTGTACCGCAGCGAGTTTAACAGCGACATCATCGTGACGGCCAAAAAAGATAACCTCTTTTCCGAAGGCCTTAACGCCAGCTTGCTCGTGGGCCAGAACGTCAACCAGCGCCGTACCCAGTCCATCACCTCGCAGTCGGAAAACCTGGCCGTACCGGGCTTTTTCAATTCGCAAGTCGGCAGCGTGTTTCAGAATGGCACGGGTGAAAACACCAGCTTGCGGCGCATCCTGGGCGTCTACAGTCAGCTGACGCTCGGCTACAATAACTACCTGTTCCTGGAATTGACGGGCCGCGTAGACCAGTCCTCGACCCTGCCGAAAGCCAATAACACCTTCTTCTACCCTTCGGCCACCGCCAGCTTCGTGTTCACCGACGCCCTGAAGATTTCGAACAACATCTTCTCTTATGGCAAGCTGCGGGCGAACATCTCCAAAGTAGGTAAAGACGCCGACCCGTATTCGTTGGCCACTGTTTACCGCTCGGGTAGCGTGGGCAACAACGTGTCAAGCATCAATTTTCCTTTCTCGAACGCGAACGGCAACTTCCCCGGTTTCGTCATCAACAACACCATTGGCGGCGGCGATATCCTCAAGCCGGAATCCACGAAGTCGTACGAAGTGGGTACCAACCTGGGCTTTTTCAACAACCGCCTGAGCTTTGAACTGACGGGCTTCTACACCCGCAGCGTGGACCAGATTATTCCCGTCAGCATCGCCAGCTCCTCCGGATTCGGCACCCTTTTCGCCAACGTGGGCCGCGTGGACAACACCGGTTTTGAGGGCATTATGCTCGTCAACCCCGTCAAGACGTCCGCATTCCGCTGGGATATCAGCGCGAACTTCACCCGCATCAAGAACGAGGTTATTAGCATCGCTCCGGGCATCACTACCTCGACCATTGCGGGCGGTGGCTTCATCGGTTCGCAGCCCAGCTTCCGAGAACACCAGCCTTATGGGGTAATCATCGGCAACGCCCTGCCACGGGTGCCAGCCAAAGACCCGGTTACGGGCAAGGATAACGACCCCTCGATTGTGGGCAAGTACATCATCAACCCCACCAGCGGCACCTTCGCCCCTGGGGTAGCCAACTCGATTATTGCCAATCCGAACCCGCTGTGGCAGGGCGGCATCACCAACACCTTCAACTACCGGGGTGTGGAGTTCTCCTTCTTGGTTGATGCCAAATACGGCGGCGAAGTGCTTTCCTTCACCAACGCTTCGCTGAAAGCCAGCGGCAACCTGTACGAGACGGGCATCAACCGCGACGCGCCCCGCATCATCCCGGGCGTTATCCGCAATGCCGATGGCACCTACCGCCCCAACAACATTGAGATTGATGCCCAGGCGTACTGGGGGGCTTCCGGTGGCCTGCAAAGCCAGCTGAACGTGTACGACGCCTCGATATACCGCCTGCGGGAAGTTTCGTTGGGCTACTCCTTGCCGAAAGACCTGCTCGAGCGCACGCCGTTCGGTCAGGTGCGCTTTTCGGTGTCGGGCCGCAACTTGCTCTACTACGCGCCGAACGCCAACTTCGACCCGGAGCTGAACACGCAAGGCGCCGGCAACATCCGCGGGCTTGACCTGCAAGGCTCGCCCAACACGCGCAACTACGGGGTGAACCTGCGTTTTACCCTCTAA